One Triplophysa dalaica isolate WHDGS20190420 chromosome 1, ASM1584641v1, whole genome shotgun sequence DNA segment encodes these proteins:
- the LOC130429253 gene encoding snaclec rhodocetin subunit delta-like: MKQLCLYIILFSGLVCVGVCKPREYILIKQLKTWTDAQSYCRLNHYDLATVQTDEDLTNLRQTASEDGMISAGWIGFYNDINTWRWSYQDESVIYSNRYSLGSTMKCASIYPDGYWYEVNCANSYEFMCSDGE; this comes from the exons ATGAAGCAGCTGTGCctctatattattttattctcag GACtagtgtgtgtaggtgtgtgtaaaCCGCGCGAGTATATTCTGATCAAACAGCTGAAGACGTGGACTGACGCACAGTCTTACTGCAGATTGAATCACTATGATCTGGCCACCGTTCAGACTGATGAAGATCTGACAAATCTGCGTCAGACAGCCAGCGAAGATGGCATGATATCAGCTGGCTGGATCGGATTCTACAATGACATCAACACCTGGAGATGGTCTTATCAGGACGAGAGCGTCATTTATAGCAACAGGTATTCCCTAGGTTCAACAATGAAGTGTGCATCAATATATCCCGATGGATACTGGTATGAAGTCAACTGTGCAAACTCATACGAATTTATGTGTTCTGATGGTGAGTGA